In Bacillota bacterium, the sequence AGCTCCTCGCCTTCAAGGTATTTAATGAGGAGCTCTTCATCGTATTCGGCCGCAGTCTCAATCATGCGCTGGCGGTATTCTTCAGCCTGCTCCTGGTACTCCGCCGGAATCCCACGCTCCTCAATGGTTGTGCCCAGCTCATCTGTATAAATTAAAGCCTCCATGTCAATTAGATCGATAATACCTGTGAAGCTATCTTCGCTTCCTATAGGAATCTGCAATGCAACCGGCTTGGCACCCAGGCGATCCACCATCATCTGCATCGCGTTAAAGAAATCTGCACCGGTTCTGTCCATCTTGTTAATATAAGCGATTCTTGGAACGCGATATGTATCTGCTTGACGCCAAACGGTTTCCGACTGAGGCTCAACGCCTCCAACTGCGCAAAAGACTGCCACAGCGCCATCAAGCACGCGAAGAGAGCGTTCTACCTCTACAGTAAAGTCCACGTGCCCTGGCGTATCTATAATATTTATCCTGTAGCCGTTCCAATAACAGGTAGTAGCGGCAGATGTAATTGTAATACCCCGCTCCTGCTCCTGAATCATCCAGTCCATGACGGCCGTGCCCTCATGAACCTCGCCGATCTTATGCGTCCGGCCGGCATAGTAAAGTATACGCTCAGTAGTAGTAGTTTTACCGGCATCGATATGCGCCATTATTCCAATATTTCTTATTTTCTCCAATGGAAATCTGTCAGCCATATTATTTTTGAATCCTTCCAATCTAAACACTACAAACTATATCAGGCCCTCGGCCCTACTAGAAAATCAACACTTAAACCTTAAACTTATATCTCCAACAATCACTTAAATACCCTAGAAACTCACTCTCTAGACCCGTACACCTAATCTCAAGTTTCTAGACACTACCAGCGGTAATGAGCAAAAGCACGGTTGGCTTCGGCCATCTTCTGAAGATCTTCTCTCTTCTTTATAGAAGCTCCTACACCATTTGCTGCGTCCATAATCTCCGCAGCCAACCTCTCGGACATCCTCTTCTCCTTACGCTCGCGGGAAAACCCAGTCAACCAGCGAAGCGCCAGGGTTGTGGCCCTGTGGCTAGGTACCTCAACTGGAACCTGATACGTCGCACCGCCAACCCTGCGAGGCCGCACCTCAAGCACTGGCCTTATATTATCCATTGCTTTGCGATAAACCGCCAACGGATCAGATCCGGTTTTTTCTCTTATGATATCAAAGGCCTCATAAACCGCCTTTTCAGCAATGCCCTTCTTGCCCTTTCTCAAAACTGCGTTGATCAACTGGGCAACAAGCTTATTATTGTAGACCGGATCGGGCGTTATTTCCCGCTTTGGAACTGGTCCTTTTCTTGGCATTTTTTCCTCCAACTAATAATCAAATAATACTGAGAGTGCCACGTTCCATTCGACTTCGCTCAGAGCTGCGGCCTTACGGCCTTCGGCTATATCACATGCTCCTTGCATTGATAACTCTATTTATCCCCTTGACTTTGGCACCTTGGCACTTCTCGACCCAATATTCTACAGCACAGCAGGACACTGCAAAAACGCAGCACCTACTTACTTGCTTTTGCGCCATATTTAGAGCGAGCCTGCTTGCGATCGGCTACGCCCGCCGCATCCAGAGCAGCCCTGATAATTTTATAGCGCACACCTGGCAGGTCCTTAACACGGCCTCCACGAACGAGCACTATCGAGTGCTCCTGAAGGTTGTGGCCGATTCCCGGAATATAGGCGGTAACCTCCATTCCGTTAGTTAAACGCACCCTGGCTACTTTCCGTAAGGCCGAGTTAGGCTTCTTCGGCGTAGTAGTATAAACTCGGGTACAAACCCCTCTTCTTTGCGGTGCACCCTGCAATGCAGGCGTCGCCGTTTTACTGGGCTTCTCTTTTCTGCCTTTTTTGACCAACTGGCTGATTGTCGGCAAAGATTACACTCCTTCTTGTTTGTATCAAGCTATTAATTGTCAGCTATCAGCTTTTTAAAGCTGATAGCTGAATACTGACTACTAAAGACTACTAAATGCTTCCTATCAGCATGCTGCACGGCTTTGACGGCCGTGCAGCTATTTAATCAATTAAATTAGCACGAGGTTATAGGTTACAGCAGATAAATATATCAGTCTTCCTCGTCGCTGTCAATATCTTCTGCAAGATAGGATTCTTCTAAGCCGGAAGAGGTTACTTCACTTCCGAGCTCAAGTGTCCCTACAAGAGATGGCCCTTCTTCCATAAGCGTCTGGGAATTCTCGCCTAACGGAAGCCCTTCCGGGAAAGTTGTTTCCGTTACTTCCATAAGCGGTTCCTCTTCCCCGCCTACTGCTTTTACCTTAATCGTGCGATACCGGCTCATACCAGTCGCCGCCGGAATGAGCTTGCCGATGATAACGTTCTCTTTAAGTCCGAGCAGCGGATCGCTCTTACCTGATATTGCCGCGTCGGTAAGAACCCTGGTCGTCTCCTGGAATGATGCCGCCGACAGGAAGCTATCTGTTGCAAGAGATGCCTTTGTAATGCCGAGCAAGGTCTGCTTAGCGGTTGCAGGCTCTCCTCCTTCGGCTATTACGCGGGCGTTTTCCTCCTCAAAGGTGTGCCTGTCAACTAGCTGCCCCGGAAGAAGATCGGTATCACCAGGCTCGTTAACCGTAACTTTCCTCATCATTTGGCGAACGATAAGCTCAATGTGCTTGTCGTTAATATCCACACCCTGGCTCTTATATACTTCCTGGACCTCGCGCACCAGGTACAGCTCAACCGCACGTGGACCAGAGATTCTCAGGATATCGTGTGGGTTCAGGCTACCTTCTGTTAGCTGGTCGCCAGCCTGAACCTTGTCGCCATTTGCGACCCTCAAGCGGGCACGCCGCGACACCTGGTATACTCTCTCTTTATTCTCGCCCGCGCGAATAATGATCTTTCTTAGCTTATCGGTCTCTTTGATCTCAACGGTGCCGCTTATCTCAGCAATCTGCGCTTCACCTTTCGGCCTCCTTGCCTCAAATAGCTCAACTACACGCGGCAGACCGTGGGTGATATCCTCACCCGCAACACCTCCAGTGTGGAAGGTACGCATGGTAAGCTGGGTTCCAGGCTCGCCAATGGACTGAGCTGCGATGATGCCGACAGCCTCGCCAATATCAACTATGCGACCATTGGCCAAGCTCCAGCCATAACACTGGCGGCAGACACCGTATTTAGCGTTACAAGTTAGCACGGAGCGTACCATAACCTGTTTTACGCCAGCATCCTTAAGACGAGCAAGGTCAGGATTCTTAATCTCCGAGCCCCGGGCAAGGATGACTTCTTTGCTCTCCGAATGCACAACCGTCTCAAGAACGACCCTGCCTAAAAGACCATTCTTGTTTACCTCGCCTTCATCGTCCAGAACCCGCACCGGAATACCTTCCTCAGTGCCGCAATCTACCTCACGGATAATAACATCCTGCGAAACGTCGACCAGCCTTCTTGTCAGATAGCCTGAGTCTGCGGTTCTAAG encodes:
- the rpsG gene encoding 30S ribosomal protein S7, with translation MPRKGPVPKREITPDPVYNNKLVAQLINAVLRKGKKGIAEKAVYEAFDIIREKTGSDPLAVYRKAMDNIRPVLEVRPRRVGGATYQVPVEVPSHRATTLALRWLTGFSRERKEKRMSERLAAEIMDAANGVGASIKKREDLQKMAEANRAFAHYRW
- the rpsL gene encoding 30S ribosomal protein S12, with translation MPTISQLVKKGRKEKPSKTATPALQGAPQRRGVCTRVYTTTPKKPNSALRKVARVRLTNGMEVTAYIPGIGHNLQEHSIVLVRGGRVKDLPGVRYKIIRAALDAAGVADRKQARSKYGAKASK